The sequence TATAGGTAGATATAAGAGAGATAATATTGAATTATTACTACATTCTGTTGCTATATGTATTGGTATATTTTCGACAGAGGATGAAGTTATTACAAATTTAGCAAAAGTTTATAAAACAGCAATAAATAAATTCACTAGTGTAAAAGAAATAAAAAAACTCATTGATATCATTATTTCTTATGCAAATATATATAAGAATATAATGCCCCAATTTAATCCTACAGAGCCGATTAAATTTATTGAGGTTAGAAAACGATTATCATGCATTTTGAATGTAAGCGAAACATCAACTTTCACACCATATATATTATATCTGTACAATATTTATTATGGTAAAAATGATGACCTTTTAGATAAACGTTTATGCATGGTTGAAAAAATAATTATGCATTATTTAATATCTGGCGAATCAAATAAAAATTTTAATAAATATTGTTACCAATTTGTAAAAAAGGAACAAGTAGGTGATGAGAAAAATCTCTTAGAATATGTTATGTCGGAACCTGATAAATTTTTTACAAATATTAAATTAAAAGAAGGGCTCGCTGAAGTTAACCCAAAACTTGGCAAGCTTTTTCTTTTTATGATTCAACTCCACAGATATGCAAAATTGGATCCTAAAGAAGATGATTATAACAAAGGTCTGGAATTTGAAAAGGAACGAGAATTAGAGCATATTTTACCACAAAAATGGTATAAAGATGAAGATTGGATAAACCAACGTGTAATTGGTAATGGAGATGAAAAGCCTGAAGAATATAGAAAGTATTGCGTTTCTTCTTTGGGGAATATGACATTGATAAAGAAGGGATTGAATTCTACAATTAGTAATAAAATTTTTGAAAAAAAATATAAAGGTGACATTGGTAAAAATAATGGAATGAGCAATTATATAAGTTTATCCATTTCAAAAGAAATTATTAATTATTGTCATAACTTTGTATGGACCGAAGAATCAATAAAAAAACGTGAAAATGATTTGGGTAATGAACTAATCGAAATATGGGGTTGTGATAAATAACATAAAAACTAAAAGAAAATTATTTTCCCATATATGTTATTCTTTTCATTACTAATGTATTCATATTTTTTATCGGCAAAATAAATCTTACTCCTGCATATACTTCTGCCTTTATATTTTGCCGATAACATGCTATAATCTTTCCTATGAGTAAGGTTAAATACATTTCTGTAGAAGAAGCTGCTAAACTCTGGCAAATTAGCGAACGCAGTGTACGAAATTATTGTACTCAGGGTCGCGTTGAAGGTGCTCTTTTAGAAGGAAAAACCTGGAAGATTCCATCAACCGCAAAAAAGCCGGATAGAAAACCTCGTCATTCTTCTACAGAAGAAACACTTCTTACATTCTTAAAACGCGAAAAAGAAGCCGGCCTTAAGGGTGGTATTTATCATAAAATTCAAATTGAGCTTACTTATAATTCGAATCACATTGAAGGCTCAAAACTTACTCATGACCAGACCCGTTACATCTTTGAAACAAAAACTCTTGGAGTTACAGATAAGGCCGTAAAGGTTGATGATATTATTGAAACAGTAAACCACTTCCGCTGCATAGATCTGATAATCGAAGGTGCACATACAAAACTTACAGAAAGTTTTATAAAGCAGCTTCATTTCATTTTGAAATCCGGAACTACTGACAGTCAGAAATCCTGGTTTAAAGTCGGTGATTACAAAATCCTTGAAAATGAAGTTGGCGGAAGTGAAACAACAAAACCTGCAGAAGTTGCAGGTGCAATCAAGGCTCTGCTTAAAGAATATAATTCTAAATCTAAAATTACTTTTGATGATATTCTGGATTTTCATGTACGTTTTGAATCCATTCATCCCTTCCAGGATGGCAACGGTCGTGTGGGCCGCCTGATTATGTTCAAGGAATGTCTTAAACACAACATAGTTCCTTTTATAATTACAGAAGAACTTAAGATGTACTATTATGACGGGCTTATGATGGCAATCAAGAGCCTGTCAAACGAAGATGTCAAGGCTTTAAGCGAAGCGTGCCTTGACGCTTCGTACCGTGGCATCAAGAACTGGAAGGAAGAAAGAGGCTTTCTTCGCGATACCTGCCTCACCGGGCAGGATGCGATGAAAGATACTCTGAATTATTTTGGAATAAAGTATGAATAACCAGTTCCAATAACGTAGAATTTTTCCTCCTCTCTATCAGACTACAAATCCAATTTTTCCATTGTTTGAATTACCTTCGTCCTTCCACTGCTTTTTCTTTTCTTCCTGAAGTTTTTTGAGTTCATCAAGAATGTAGGCAGAATTTACATCATCCGGATTCATAAAGCGGATACGGCTTGAAAGGGCGCCAAAGTCACCAGGAGTTACACTTTCACAATCTTCCAGTTCTTCGATTTCTTTATTTGAAAGATGGAATGAAGGGAAGTATTTTTCGAGCATGATTTTTATTCCGTCAAACTTCATCGGTTTAAATTCTACAAACATATGGAAACGTCGCTGCATTGCTGGATCCATTATGTTACGCAGGTTCGTTGTACAAATAAGGATTCCAGTAAACTCTTCCATCTGGGTAAGAAATTCATTTACAAGGGAGCGTTCCCAGGTGCGCTGTGCCTGATTTCTGTCATAGAAGAAAGTATCTGCTTCATCAAACAGAAGAATAGCATCATTCTGTTCAGCTTCTTCAAAAGCCTCGCGGATATGCTGTTCATCCTGCCCTACATACGGACTCAGAATGTCACTCGGGCGGCGGAGAATAATTTCTTTTCCAAGCTGTTCTGCAATATAACGGGCAAGCTCCGTCTTTCCTGTTCCGCTTAATCCATAGAAAAGCATTCGTATTCCGTTTTCTGTATTCTTGTTCTTTTCTGCATATTTGGCTGCATTCTGAACCATACTTACAATTTCATTAGGATCCATAGAAGCATTGAGAACACGCAAATCATATTCGGCTTTTACTTTATCACGCATTTTCTTTTTCTTTCCGTTAAGTAAAAGTGAATTCTCCTTCATTACGATATCCGCTTTTTTTAAGAGGGTATCTTCGTCCTTACATTCCATTGCATCAATTGTTTTTACAATATTTTCTACGCTCTGGCCGGTAAGATGATACTTATCAAGCATAGAAACTAATTCCGCTTTTGTATTTTCTGTAATGTCCATGTCTTTAAGTTTCTGTTCTGCAATGTTTTTCATCATTGTTTTAGGCATTGCTTCAAACCGTATGCTGAAAGTAAAGCGACGGCGAGTAGAATCATCAATCTGATGCTGATGGTTAATAATATATATTACCTTGTCCCTGTTGTTTTCGAGCATTTTATTAACAGTGCCTTTTGTTTTTGAAGGAGACATTCCAAAAAAGCTGAAATCCATAGTTCTTAAAAGAGAATCTGCTTCATCTACAATCAAAATAGAATCCTTGCGTTCCATAGAAAGAAGACATACAAGACGTCCTAAAACATTGCTGCGCTCATTTGTTTCCGCTTCATTCTTAAAAATATAAATCTGTTTTCCAGTCTGTCTGCAGAGTGATTTTGCAAGCTCCGTTTTTCCGCTGCCTGGCTTACCATAAAACAGAATTGAAACCGGATTTTTTCCATTCAACAAGTCGCTGCAAATTTCAAGTGATTCCTGCTTTACGGAGAAACTATTCAGGGAATAAGCATTGCTGCAGTCGAATGTTTTTAAGAGATCACTGAAATAGGGTTCAATACTCTGAGATTCAATACATTCATTCAGAGAAGAATCATAATTACCTTCATCATCGATAAAACCGAATGATTTTAATTTCTGGTCACTGCGAAGCATATAGGTCAGTTCTTTTTTCGTAATACCAAGCAGTTCAGGAATGCTGTTGTGGAGTTCATTTTGACAACTGCGGGAAAGACAACGTAAATCTTCATTTGTATCAAGACGGCACTCCAGAAGTATATAGCGGGCTTCATTTTCTGAAAGATTTACATTATCAATGAGAAATCTTGTTTTTGATACATCAAAGACAGCTTCTTTCTGTTTCTTTGAAAGATTCATACTTGAACTTAAAGAGATGTCATCTTCTTTTCCAAAAATAACGGTATTTATTATGGAAGAAAATACAGGCTTTTCAGAACAATACAAAACGCGGTGAAGATCTATCGTAATTTCATCTGCCCGGTCAGAGTGACGCATTGCACGTTCAACCTTTTTATCCTGCTCATATTCATACGGAATATCTGCATCCTCAAAACACATTTCTTCTGACGGAGGTGTTGTAAAGCGTTTTAATTTATTTTGTTTTTCAAGATTATGAATTTCCTTCTTTAAGACAACTTTTAAGCGTTCTGTTTTATTCAGATTTTCTGTATGTTCAAGAAAAACCTTTATGGCTTCATCATTATCATTAATTACATTTGAATTTGATTTTTCTTCAAAGAGGTTATAAAGATAAAAACAAATTGCGTAAGGTTCATCCTTAGTATAAGTAATTGAAGAGTTATTCATTTTTTTTAGCCTCCTGAGCCGTCTTCTTCTCATGTCTGCTACCGCGTCTCTACCCATAGTATTTCCTCCACTTAATTATTATTTAGATTGACTATCTTTTCGTGATAGTTTTCTTAATTAGCCAAGTTTTGCTTTTACATAAAGAAAACTCTCCAGTCTTTATTCAACGCTTCTGCCAGGGCACAGAGACTGCGAAAAGAAATATTTTTCCCCGTCTTAAGGCGGCTGATAGTTGCATGAGAAAGATTTGTGCGGATGCAGAGTTCATCTATAGATAAACCAGACTCAGCAATGTAACGCTTTACATTTGAAGCAAGTACATTCTGAAGATCAAATTCAAGAAACTCGGAATAAGTATTTCTTCTGACTTTCAATTCTGTCTTCATAAAACCTCCCTTGTTTTTCTTAAAATACGACTTTATAATATACAATGAGGTTCTCAAAAAATGAGAAGATGAGGCTTATTATGAAAAATGTGAATGATATTCTTGATGAAGAACTGAATAAACTTAAAATTTCAAAGACTGAACGTGAAATCCTTATTGAAGAATTTGAATGGCAGTGGGAAGACTTTTTAGACGATGAAGGCCCTAAACCACCTGCTGAAAAAATAAGAAAGTTTATAAAAGAATTTCTGAAAGAAAATGCAAAAGAAGAAAAACCGAAGAGACAGTCTCAGAAAGAGTCTGAACAGATTGATTGTATTATACGTGCTTTAAAACATGACAGGCAGCACCTGTCTATCAAAGATATGTCAGAACTTCTTATCAAAAACGGACTAAAAAAAGGTGCTTCATTTCAAAATCTTTACAAATGGCTTCCAGAAGAATTGAAGGAATATTGTGTAGAGAAAGATGCTGACGGGAAATATTTTTATAACAATACCTATGCCGAACAAAATAAAATAGTTCAAGAAATTGACAAAACAGAATTTTCAGAAGCTCAAAAAAAAGAACAAATTTCTATTATATCAAGTTTTCTTGATTCCATAAAAGATTCGCCTGTTTATGAAAAAGCAAAAAAGTTTCTGACAAAAGAAGAAGCAAAATTAAAATCTTTTGGAAATACCAACTCGGCCAATTATTCCAGAATTCTTTTTATGGGAGCACCAGTGGCAGATATAAAAAATGAAATTTGGGATAAAATATACAAGGCAATGGGAACGAATGCTGTTCTCCAGATTGAGTATACCCCGGAAGGAAAAACAAAAAGCGAAACTTATAAGGTGCAGCCATACCAGTTAATATTTGATAACGGAATATGGGATCTATGGGCTTATTGTTTGAGACAAAAACATGAAGGAAGGAGACTGTTCAATCTTTCAAGAATTTCTAGAGTTGGGATTCTTGAATTTGAAAAAAAATTTTTTCTTCCTAAAAATTATAGTTTTAAGAATTATGTTGTCGGTAACTTTGGTTGTTTTAATGATGAAAAACCTCAGGTTTACAAGATTAAATTTTCAAAAAACAGCTATGCCTGGTCATATTCTAAAAACAGAATATGGGGAGCAAAGCAAACTATTGAAGAATGTGACGACGGCTATATCTTAAGTTTTGAAGCAAGTCAGTTTATGCCGATCCTGCGCTGGATTTTAGGTTGGGGAAAAGATGTAGTACCTTTGGAACCTGCTGAATTAATAAAAAGCTGGAAAGACACTGTTCATGAAATGGCTGAACAGAGCGTTTAAATAGGCTTTATAACCTAATTTTCCCGGATTATTCCCTCAATTATTTCAACAGCGGCAGAAACCAGTGTCGGGCATAATTCTGTGAACAGTTTATTATCCACACAAAACTGATGACCTTCTTCTGAAGTAATATCACAGCCTAATAAATCGTTACAGATGCAGGAACCGCATTTTTCTTTAAAACGGGACATCATTAAATCATTTACCCTATTTGATGACTGAATTCCTTCCGTGTCGCCTATATATTTCTGTCCATACAATAATCCCAGTACCATCAGTGCACCGCTTACTGCTCCGCATACATGCCCTCTGCCCATGCCGCCTCCAAAACAGCTGCCAAGCCTGAGTGCCTCTTCTTCTGTAATTCCGCATTCAGTGGCAAAGGCTGCTAAAACAGACTGAGAACAATGTAATTTTTGTGAAAAATAATTTACCGCTTTTTCTTTATGGTTCATCATAGACCCCTTATATCTGTCATCAAAAAAGATTTCTTTATAAATTTAACAGCACTGTTTTTCAGATGATTTTTTCTCAGGCGAATTTTTACGCATAAGCACAGATACTGAACTTTTAAACTCTGAAATTGTTTTGCGGTTTATTGAATAATAAGTCCACTTCCCTTCTTTACGTGAATTAATAAGATTACATTCCGCGAGAATCTTCATGTGATGAGAAAGAGTCGGCTGAGTAATATTAAATGCATCAAGAATTTTACAGGCACATAATTCTCCGCCGGTCAGCATTTTTATAATCTGAAGACGGTTTTCGTCTCCCAAAGCCCTGCATATAAGAGCTGTTTCTGATTCATTCATAAATACCTCTCATAGATAAATATCTATATGATATATTTAGCTGATATATAGACAAATGTCAATATGACAGCCCTCGGCAAAATATCAACTGCGTGAGGGCGTGGAGCACCTTTAGTCCCGCGAAACGGGATGAGCCGACAGGCGAAGTGCGGAAGGCCCGACCCCGCGCAAGCGGGGACACGCCCGTACATATAATAGTTTTACTATGAATCGTTTAATGATATAATGCTACATGAGGTGAAATGCCATCTAAACAATTGAAAATGGTTATAGGTTGGGCAGCTTTTCATCAAACTGAATTACAGGAAAACTGGGAACTTGCAGTAAAAAAACAGGATTTGTTTAGTATCGATCCATTACAGTAGGAGGTTAGCATGCCAAATACAGTAGAATATTATATTTCAAAAGGTTTTGATTCTAAGGCAGCTTCTTATTTTGCTTCTGGCAGGAGAAAGCCTGTAAATGTTGTTCCTCAGGATTCTTTCAGACTGATTATAACCTTTGATAATAATGAAAAACGTTTATTAGACATGAGCTCTTATATTCAGAAGGGAAATGTATATTATATTTTAAGCGACAAATCTATTTTTAACCGCTGTTATATTGATTCTGATGGTTCTGTTTGTTGGGATAAAGACCCGAATATTGATAGTGAGAAAGACTGGTCGAATAAAATAGATATTGGTGCTGATAATTGTTATCTGGAAAGCAAAGCATTGTGCTAAAACCGGAGCATACCCCACCAGAAAGTATGTTTCTCCTTTATCCAGCGCAATGGCGCAAGCGGGGGCACGTCATTAATCCGCAGACAGTTTTCCTATGTACTGAAGTTTCTCTGATTTTGCAAGCTGACCTGGATTAGTTCCCGGCTGACCTGAAGGAACAGGCAGGTTCAGTTCTTTATAATATTCCTTCCAGTAATCCGTAATTTCTTTTTTGCCGTCACCAAACTTCATTTTAATCACATCAAAAATCGGAAGAATTTTTGCAAC is a genomic window of Treponema rectale containing:
- a CDS encoding C-GCAxxG-C-C family protein; this encodes MNHKEKAVNYFSQKLHCSQSVLAAFATECGITEEEALRLGSCFGGGMGRGHVCGAVSGALMVLGLLYGQKYIGDTEGIQSSNRVNDLMMSRFKEKCGSCICNDLLGCDITSEEGHQFCVDNKLFTELCPTLVSAAVEIIEGIIREN
- a CDS encoding Fic family protein, translating into MSKVKYISVEEAAKLWQISERSVRNYCTQGRVEGALLEGKTWKIPSTAKKPDRKPRHSSTEETLLTFLKREKEAGLKGGIYHKIQIELTYNSNHIEGSKLTHDQTRYIFETKTLGVTDKAVKVDDIIETVNHFRCIDLIIEGAHTKLTESFIKQLHFILKSGTTDSQKSWFKVGDYKILENEVGGSETTKPAEVAGAIKALLKEYNSKSKITFDDILDFHVRFESIHPFQDGNGRVGRLIMFKECLKHNIVPFIITEELKMYYYDGLMMAIKSLSNEDVKALSEACLDASYRGIKNWKEERGFLRDTCLTGQDAMKDTLNYFGIKYE
- a CDS encoding DUF4160 domain-containing protein; this encodes MPSKQLKMVIGWAAFHQTELQENWELAVKKQDLFSIDPLQ
- a CDS encoding DUF2442 domain-containing protein encodes the protein MPNTVEYYISKGFDSKAASYFASGRRKPVNVVPQDSFRLIITFDNNEKRLLDMSSYIQKGNVYYILSDKSIFNRCYIDSDGSVCWDKDPNIDSEKDWSNKIDIGADNCYLESKALC
- a CDS encoding helix-turn-helix domain-containing protein — translated: MKTELKVRRNTYSEFLEFDLQNVLASNVKRYIAESGLSIDELCIRTNLSHATISRLKTGKNISFRSLCALAEALNKDWRVFFM
- a CDS encoding AAA family ATPase, whose translation is MGRDAVADMRRRRLRRLKKMNNSSITYTKDEPYAICFYLYNLFEEKSNSNVINDNDEAIKVFLEHTENLNKTERLKVVLKKEIHNLEKQNKLKRFTTPPSEEMCFEDADIPYEYEQDKKVERAMRHSDRADEITIDLHRVLYCSEKPVFSSIINTVIFGKEDDISLSSSMNLSKKQKEAVFDVSKTRFLIDNVNLSENEARYILLECRLDTNEDLRCLSRSCQNELHNSIPELLGITKKELTYMLRSDQKLKSFGFIDDEGNYDSSLNECIESQSIEPYFSDLLKTFDCSNAYSLNSFSVKQESLEICSDLLNGKNPVSILFYGKPGSGKTELAKSLCRQTGKQIYIFKNEAETNERSNVLGRLVCLLSMERKDSILIVDEADSLLRTMDFSFFGMSPSKTKGTVNKMLENNRDKVIYIINHQHQIDDSTRRRFTFSIRFEAMPKTMMKNIAEQKLKDMDITENTKAELVSMLDKYHLTGQSVENIVKTIDAMECKDEDTLLKKADIVMKENSLLLNGKKKKMRDKVKAEYDLRVLNASMDPNEIVSMVQNAAKYAEKNKNTENGIRMLFYGLSGTGKTELARYIAEQLGKEIILRRPSDILSPYVGQDEQHIREAFEEAEQNDAILLFDEADTFFYDRNQAQRTWERSLVNEFLTQMEEFTGILICTTNLRNIMDPAMQRRFHMFVEFKPMKFDGIKIMLEKYFPSFHLSNKEIEELEDCESVTPGDFGALSSRIRFMNPDDVNSAYILDELKKLQEEKKKQWKDEGNSNNGKIGFVV
- a CDS encoding ArsR/SmtB family transcription factor, producing MNESETALICRALGDENRLQIIKMLTGGELCACKILDAFNITQPTLSHHMKILAECNLINSRKEGKWTYYSINRKTISEFKSSVSVLMRKNSPEKKSSEKQCC
- a CDS encoding DUF262 domain-containing protein, with product MIAKGESLYFLVDKEDDAIQVPYFQRPYIWNLENWSDLLSDLLNNNGKHFLGSIILKKTLKPGTNETDTTIIDGQQRLTTLSILIKVMYDYLKDSEYWDTSDDSIAINSLFYKKIYNDIEIKYNLLLNHSHLDGEAYSKVIGSVEKNGKQLIITAPLQNEIKQELQKEKILYEEAIANGKKIKEISKYDKELIRNCYKFFYKQLADINLIDLKKLWLSLFEQKENKNNILVRIVIDDSEQEQEIFDTINSAGIPLSPTDIIKNKIYQQLKECDMPYDKVYEYYKSTWEETFEKDEDTRKWWHTQKNIGRYKRDNIELLLHSVAICIGIFSTEDEVITNLAKVYKTAINKFTSVKEIKKLIDIIISYANIYKNIMPQFNPTEPIKFIEVRKRLSCILNVSETSTFTPYILYLYNIYYGKNDDLLDKRLCMVEKIIMHYLISGESNKNFNKYCYQFVKKEQVGDEKNLLEYVMSEPDKFFTNIKLKEGLAEVNPKLGKLFLFMIQLHRYAKLDPKEDDYNKGLEFEKERELEHILPQKWYKDEDWINQRVIGNGDEKPEEYRKYCVSSLGNMTLIKKGLNSTISNKIFEKKYKGDIGKNNGMSNYISLSISKEIINYCHNFVWTEESIKKRENDLGNELIEIWGCDK
- a CDS encoding helix-turn-helix transcriptional regulator; its protein translation is MKNVNDILDEELNKLKISKTEREILIEEFEWQWEDFLDDEGPKPPAEKIRKFIKEFLKENAKEEKPKRQSQKESEQIDCIIRALKHDRQHLSIKDMSELLIKNGLKKGASFQNLYKWLPEELKEYCVEKDADGKYFYNNTYAEQNKIVQEIDKTEFSEAQKKEQISIISSFLDSIKDSPVYEKAKKFLTKEEAKLKSFGNTNSANYSRILFMGAPVADIKNEIWDKIYKAMGTNAVLQIEYTPEGKTKSETYKVQPYQLIFDNGIWDLWAYCLRQKHEGRRLFNLSRISRVGILEFEKKFFLPKNYSFKNYVVGNFGCFNDEKPQVYKIKFSKNSYAWSYSKNRIWGAKQTIEECDDGYILSFEASQFMPILRWILGWGKDVVPLEPAELIKSWKDTVHEMAEQSV